ATAGTAGTTCTAAGAAGAAGACCTTAAAATTATCTTATATAGCAGCAGCTAGTGTAGCGATACTTATTGCTGTTTATAGTTTGTTTTACACAACAAATTATTCACCTAATGAATTGTATGCTGTATATATACAACCTAATGAATTGCATTCTAATATTAGTAGAGGTGAAGAGAGTAAGATTAAAGATTTAGCTATAGGCGAAACTTATTTTAATGATAAAAATTATAGTAAAGCCTTACCTGTTTTTGTAAAAGTATTGCCTGAAAATAAAAATAATGCTTCTATATATTTATATATTGCTATTTCTCAAATAGAATTAAGTAAATATAATGAGGCTAAAGCAACACTAGATAATTTAATTAATAGCGACTTAATTGATGCTGAAAAGGGATATTGGTATAAGAGTTTGTTATTTGTGAAATCTAATCAATTACAAGAGGCTAAGGAGCAATTAAAGTTTGTTATTAAGAATTCCTATTTTAAACATAAAGAAGCTAAAGAGTTATTAAGTAAGTTAGATAATTAGTCATTCCGAATAAAATGGAAGAATCTGATAATAGTAACTTTATAATAATTACATGTCTTTTTGAAATAATTAAGACATGTAATAATTTTATTATAGTTCCTTCTTCAAAAACTTAGCAGTATAACTAGTTTTGTGTTTGGCTACTTTTTCAGGAGATCCAGTAACAAGAACGTTACCTCCATTTTTACCACCTTCCATACCGATGTCAATAACATAATCAGCAAGTTTAATAACATCCATGTTGTGTTCAATAATTAATACGGTATTTCCTTTATCTGATAATTTATTTAAAACATCCATTAACACACGAATATCTTCAAAATGTAATCCAGTAGTAGGTTCATCTAAAATATAAAATGTATTTCCTGTATCTCTTTTTGATAATTCAGAAGCTAATTTTATACGTTGTGCTTCTCCTCCAGAAAGAGTAGTAGATTGTTGCCCTAGTGTTATATATCCTAATCCAACATCTTGAATTGTTTTTAACTTACGATATATTTTAGGGATGAGTTCAAAGAAATTTGTAGCATCATCAATAGTCATATTCAATATGTCAGAAATAGATTTTCCTTTGTATCGAATTTCTAATGTTTCTCTATTAAAACGTTTTCCTTGGCAGGTTTCACATTCTACATGAACATCAGGCAAAAAGTTCATTTCAATTACTCGAACTCCACCACCTTGACAAGTTTCGCAACGACCTCCTTTTACATTAAAACTAAAACGACCAGGTTTGTAACCTCTAATTGCAGCTTCAGGAGTTTTAGCAAATAAACTTCTAATTTCACCAAATGTACCAGTGTATGTTGCAGGGTTTGAACGAGGTGTTCTTCCGATAGGAGATTGATCAATATCTATAACCTTATCAATATGTTCAAGCCCTTCAATCTTTTTATAAGGCATTGGTTTTTTTACGCCACGATAAATATGAGCGTTTAAAATAGGGTATAAAGTTTCGTTTATTAAAGTAGATTTTCCGCTTCCTGATACCCCTGTAACACAAATCATTTGACCTAAAGGAAGTTTTACAGAAACATTTTTTAAGTTATTTCCGGTAGCTCCAGAAAGTTTAATAAAATTACCATTTCCTTCTCTTCGTTTTTTAGGAACAGCAATTTGTTTTCTGCCTGTTAAATAGTCTGCAGTTAAAGTGCTGTGTGTTTTTAAATCATCAAAAGTTCCTTCGCTTACAATTTCACCTCCATGTATTCCTGCTCCAGGACCAATATCTAAAACAAAATCAGCTTGTTCGATCATGTCTTTATCATGTTCAACAACTAAAACAGAGTTACCAACATCACGTAATTTAATTAGAGAATTAATTAGTTTTTCATTGTCTCGTTGATGCAAACCAATACTTGGTTCGTCTAAAATATATAAAACACCAACTAATTGCGAACCTATTTGAGTTGCTAATCTAATTCGTTGTGCTTCACCACCAGAAAGAGATTTAGAGGTTCTATCTAAAGTTAAATAATCTAAACCTACATCTAATAAAAACTGGATTCTAGTTCTAATTTCTTTTAAAATTTCAGAAGCTATTTTTAATTGTTTATCTGAAAGTCTACTTTCAATATCTTTAAACCAAGCAGCTAATTCAGTAATATCCATTTGCGCTAAATCACTAATACTTTTATCAGTGAATTTAAAGTGCAAGGCTTCTTTTTTTAACCTATTACCATTGCATGTAGAGCATTTAACTTCATCCATAAAGTCTTTTGCCCAACGTTTAATAGAGGTGCTTTCTGCATTTTTATATTGATTTTCTATAAAGGCAATAATTCCTTCAAAATCAATTTCATAATTTCTAGTTACGCCTAGATCTTTAGAGTTAATTTCAAACTTATCATTACCACCATGTAAAATAATATTCATAGCATTTGCCGGAATTTTATTTATTGGATCGGTAAGTTTAAAGTCATGTCTGTCGGCAATTGTTTGTAATTGTTTAAAAATCCAACTACTTTTTTGATCTCCTAAAGGAATAATTCCTCCGTTTTTAATTGAGATTGTATGATCTGGTATTACTTTTTGTTCATTAATTTCATTCGTAGTCCCTAATCCGTTACAATTTGAGCAGGCTCCTCTAGGTGAATTGAAAGAAAACGTATTTGGTTCAGGATTAGGGTATGCTATTCCGGTAGTAGGACACATTAGTTCTCTACTAAAATAACGAGGTTTCTCATTATCAACATCAACAACCATTAAAATATTATTACCAGTATATAAAGCTGTTTTAATGGTTTCTTCTAAACGTTTGTCTGATTTTTCATTAACAACTAAACGATCAATAACCACTTCAATATCGTGGGTTTTATATCGGTCTAGTTTCATGCCTTTTTCAATTTCCTTTATTTCTCCATCTACACGAACTCTAACGAAACCTTGTTTGGAAATTTGTTCAAAAAGTTCACGGTAATGACCTTTTCTAGATTTGATTAAAGGTGCAAGAATTGCAATACGTTTTTCGTTAAAATCTTTTAAAATTAGTTGCCTGATTTGTTCATCAGAATAACTAACCATTTTTTCATTGGTATTAAAAGAATAAGCATCTGAGGCTCGAGAAAAAAGTAAACGAAGAAAATCGTAAATTTCTGTAATTGTACCTACTGTTGATCGTGGACTTTTATTCGTAGTCTTTTGTTCAATAGAAATAACGGGAGATAATCCGTCTATTTTATCAACATCAGGTCTTTCTAAGCCTCCTAAAAACTGACGAGCATAGGCAGAAAAAGTTTCTATATAACGTCGCTGTCCTTCAGCATAAATAGTGTCAAAAGCTAATGATGATTTTCCGCTACCGCTTAAACCAGTAATAACGACTAGCTTTTCACGAGGAATTTTAACATCGATGTTTTTTAAATTGTGAGCTCTAGCTCCGTATACTTCTATGTACTCTTGTTCTTTCAACTTCAGGTTTTTAGCAAAAGAGCAAATTTACATAATATGATATTAAATATTAGTTGCAAACATTATTTAATTATTCTAGTTTAGAAAGTAGTTTTTTAGCTGTTTTACAGTGTGGTGATTTTTCTGAAATTTTTTTTAATAAAAGAATACACGATGAATAATCCTCTTGTTTAAGTTTACTTAGTGCTAAATACCAAAGGGCATTATTTTTATATGCTGATTTACCATTGTAAATTAAGTGTAAATTTTTCTCAGCTTCTGTAAATTTATTTAATTCGATTAGAGAAAAACTATTGTATAGTTGAATTTCGGTGTTGTTTTTGTCTTTTGCTAAAATTTGATTAAAATACTTAGTTGAGGTCTTAAAATCTTTAATGTTAAAAGCTTTTTGAGCTTTTGTTAACAATTGGTTGCTACTTCTTTCTGTAAGATCAATAGTGTTGTAGGTAACAAAATTTTTATAGGTAGGTTTAGATGTTGTTAAGAAAAAATAGGTTGTAAAAAGAAGAAGTAAGCTAGCTACGATACCGTATTTGAAGTGAAATATTTTTTTTATTTTTTTATTTGCGTTATGTTTTCTGAAGTTTTTCTCTGAGATTTTTTTTAATTTTTTTTCAAAACCTCTTTTAGAATCTTCATTTTCATTTTTTTCTTTCAAAAATAAAGAAGTTGCTCTGTATAGAATAAACCCTTCTTTAAATTCTATATTAGAAATAAGTTTATCATTAAAAAGAGATAACTCTTCATTAGATAAGTTACCTGATAAATAGTTCTCAAAAAGTAAATAATGCTCCTCTTTCATTATAAATTGTTTTTTATTCGTTGAAAATTAGAAGACTCTCTAATATACTCAGTGAGTTTCCCTATACATAAAGATTTTTTTTTACGTGCGTATGCATATGAAATGTCTAGTTTTAGAGCAACTTCATCCATCGATTTTGTCTTAAAGCACATATTCAGTAGATTTTTACATGTGTTGCCTAGCTTTTGAAACATTTTGTTAAATAAAATATATTTTTCATCGTCAATCGATGTTTCAAAGATAAGTTCATCCACACTTATATGTTTAGATAAAGTATTATCTAAAGTTGTTACCTCTTTATTTAATTTTTTCTTTAGTTCATTAATCCATTTTCGTTTACATAATAAAAAAAAATAGGCATCAAAAGGACATGTTAATTGCAGTTTCTTAATAGTTGCTTGTTGATATATTGTAGTTAGAACTTCTTGAATAATATCTTGGGCGTTTGCACTATTACCATTATTGTTTTTAATGTAGTGAATTATTTTAGGGGCAAAATTATCGTATATAGATTGAATAATAAAAGAATTGTTTTGAGCTAATCCATCAATATATTTTTGGTCCTTGTGTATTTTTTGTTGAGACATAGTGTCTTTGCTTTCAGATAATTTACTAAAAAAGGTAATAAATATTTAAAGCTATAAATAACAATAAATATTAAAAATTATAAAACTAAGATAAATATATTTAAAGCAATGTGAAATAAAGAGGTAACAAAAATAAAGATTAATTGATATAGAGATGTATAACAATAAATATTAGAAATTATGAAAACAAAAAAAAATCAAAAATTAAAAGCATTTCACAAAAATATGATTAAAGGAATGTTATTATTAATTATGTTAATTACATTAACATTGATTAGCTGTGATTCGGAAGTTGATACAGATTTAAATGGAGTTATTGATCCTTGTGAGAATGAACATTTTTTTGGCTTAAATATTTACGATCCTTGGTCGGGTTCAACACCTTTAAGTAAGAACGTAGATTTAGGAACTTCGGATGAAATAGCTGCTTCATTAGGAGGGTCAGTAACTTATTCTAATGCTTCTACTTATAATTATGATTTAGAAATATATCATTTTTTTAATACAGCTAATAAAAAAATTATTAATATTGATGGGACCCCACCAGCAACCTTTGTGACTTTAATAGGAGAAGTAACTTCTATTTACAGTCATTTAGTATATGTTTCTAGTTTAGCTAAAAATTATATTATAGAAAAAGAAAGCGGAGGAACTGTAAATTTAGTGGAAGTTGATGTTAATACAGGTGTGTTAGGAGCTACAATAGCAACAGATTTTTCTGAAGAAATAAACTCTATATCTGTAACAACAAATAATATAAATGAAGTATATATTATTATTAATAAAACGCTAATAAAATTGATGAATTTAGATAGTGTTCCTACTGTTAGTTTATTTAGTTTAGAGGCTCCGTCAACTAATTATTTGTTTTTTGGAGCAGAATATAATTCACTATCTGGAGGCATAAATGTGATTAGAACTCAAGGTGTAGAAACGATTCATTTAGTTAAGATTGATTTAGGAGGAGATTACACTCTAATGCACGATTTAACTACAGTAATAGAAAATGAAATATCTTTAACCAATCATTTTTATAGTACTACTTTAAATTGTGAAGAAACACAATATCGTATAGCTTATTTATATGGAAATAATAATACACGGTTTCATGAAATAACACTTTCGACTGGATTAGTAGAAACAGATACAAAAGAGGCAGATTATTATTTTGGTATAGAAAGTAATGCAAATAACTAATATAGTTCGATAGGTTTTAAGTATTCTAACTCATTTTTTTGAGTTGGAATGCTTTTCTTATATTTATAGAACTATATTTTATAATGATTATTAATAAAAAAAATATGAGAAAATGTGATATTCTTTTTTGGTTGTTATTTTTGCCAATAGTATTATTTGCTCAAGATTTTTTGAAAAAAGATACAGTTTCGAACTTGGCTGTTATTAAGTATAAAGTTAAAGGAAATCAATTAAATTTTACGCCAGAAGCACCTCTTTTAAATCAAGTTTCAGGAGCTCCTAAAGCTTTTTACTCCTATTTTTGGGAATTTGGTGATGGCCATTATAGTAAAAAGAAAACACCTGTACATATTTATGAAAAAAAAGGGAACTATAAAGTAAAGTTATGGGTAACAAATCATTATGATTCAGGAAAACCACCAGCTACAAGACCTCAGACGATTAGTATAAGCAAAATATTTAAAGAGGGGATTGATATAGCGTCAATGTCGGATGATTTTAAGATTCAAAAAAATAGAGAACCAATTCCAGAAGAAAAAATGGTTGTTACTATGAGTTATAAAAACACAAAGAACTACGTAACGAGCGGAAAATTATTTTTTTTTTATAATGAGCATAAATATAAGGATAATAATTTTGAAATTATAAATACAAGAACTCATTACAATGAAAAAAAAGAGGAAGAAATAGAAGCAATAGTATATGCTAATGATGTTGATAAACAAGAAAAGTTATATGCTTCGTTACTTAATGAGGTAGAAGAATACCCTATTCAAGTTTTAGATTCTACTAGAACAGATTTATTAAAAACAATAGAAGAATCTAAAAATTATTACAAAAATTGGAGCATTTTTAATTTTGATCAAATGAATTCTAATGACGAGCGAAATATATTTTTTACATTAAAAACAACTCCCGAAATGTTAAAAGATACAAGTGCTATTATATCAATAAGAGGTGTATATGTACCTGATTCTAGTTATAAAAATCATAAGGTAAAAGAGATGGAAATGGAAATAGTTACTTCTCATGACCCTAATAAAATGTCATCTAACGGAACATTTTTAAATTATAGATTAGTTCGTTTTAAAACTTTAAAGTATAAAATTAGATTTCAGAATGATGGAGAAGGGCCTGCAAAAACAATAAGATTAGAAACAGATATTCCAAGGATGTTAGATAAGTCTACAATAAAAGTTTTAGATATGTATCCGAAATGTGAAATTTGCCCTAAAAAGAAAGTAAATTATAGTTGTTTAGACACTATGTTTACTAAAGAGCAAATTATTTTTACATTTAGAAATATTTATTTACCAGGCAGTAATCAAAAAAATATTAAGGAAAAAGATTCAACAAAAGGGTTCGTGAAGTATAGTGTTAAGTTTGATAAAGATTTTCACAAGAAAAAAACAAGTAGTGGTACTGCAATTATTTTTGATAAAAATGAACCGATTATTACGAATAGAGCTACTACGCGGTTTTTACCTGGAATATCTATTGGCGCTAAAGCAGGATATAATTATTATCCAAAATTAAAAAAATCAAATAGTTATTTTGTCGGAGCAACTGTTTCTCCATATAGATCATATCGATGGTATTGGCAGGTAGAATGGTTAAATAACATGCACTTTTATGATGATGAAATTATAAGTACTGAAAAAAATATTGGGTTACAAGCATCGCAAGGACTAGAACGTATATCTGTTAGTAAAAAAAACGAGAGTGTAAATTGGGAAGTACCTGTTTTGGTTAGGTGTAATGTAAATAATTACTTTGGTTTAGGAGCTGGTGTTCAAGGGGATTTTCAGTTGTATAAAAAACAAGAAACTACAATTTTAACTGAGCATTTTAGTGATGAAACAAAAGCAGAGCTATTAAGTTCTAAAATAGATAAAAATAGAGATACAGAATCATTTGGTAATTTAAGTCATGGTTATTTGGTTGAAATTACAGGAGGGTTTTCTAGAATAGGTCCGAGTGTTGGGGCACGATATGTTTTTAATCAAACAGCAAGAGAAAATTATTGGCAGTTTTATGCAATATGGAAGTTTTAAATGAATGTAAATGAAGTGGAAGATTCTTTTAGTGTTTTTTTATTGTGTTTGTGTAAAAGCTCAAAATATTGAAAAAGAGATTTATAAAGCATTAGATGATTTTAGTGTAAATAAAAATGAAAAAAACCTTCAAATTTTAGAGGAGAAAGAAGAAGAGTTTGTTACTAAGTTAGTAACTCAAGAAGAACAATTGGCTTTCGTTATCTTACAGTGTAATAAAGGGTATTATCTCAAAGAAAACAACAAATTAGAAGAAGCAATTTTCACCTATGAAAAAGCATGGAAAAGGTTTTCTGAAAAAAAATTAAGCAACTACAATATTATAGAATACTGCTTAAAGCCATTAGGAAACTTATACACTAAAACAAAAGATTATACGAATGCAGAAAATAGTATTAAATATTATACTTTTTTAGCAGAAAAAAAAGGAGATGTAGCGCAAGAACTTTCAGGTATTATTAATCTTTCTAAAATGTATCAAACTATAGGAAGTCATGAATTGGTAGTTAAACTCATAGAAATTGCTTTAAAAAATAAAAAAATAAGTAAAGAGCAAAAGCAAAAAATAGAAGCAATAAAAATTACAAGTCTTATTTTTTTAAATAAAAAAGGTAGTTTAAGTTTATTTAAACAAACAGCTTTTTTTACTGAGCAAAGCAAAGAGAATAAATATTATACACATTATAAAATAGCATTAAAAAACAAAGACTATAAAGAGGCTTTTCGTAATTTTTATTTAGTAAAAAATCATTCGATTAAGAAGGAATATTCTAGAAGAGAAAAAGCTAAAATTTTAGTAGAAGAAGCACAATTGTGTTTTTTACTTAAAAATAATAAAAAAGCAAAAGAAAGCTTGAATAAAGCACTTCGAGTTTTTTTTCCAAACAAAAAAAATGTTATAGAAGAAATGCTTTTTGCAGAAAATACTTTTATTGATGTGTTTGATTTATATGCGTTATTAGAATTTGATGAAGAAAAAGCAATCGATAATTACCTGAAAAGTTTTTATGTCGCAAATATGTTAGAAAAAAGACTAACCTCTCAGGAGTCAAAAATCATTCATCAAGTAGAGAAAAGAAGTCGTAGTGAGAAATGTATAGAACTTCTTTTAAATAAATACAAAAACACCTTAAATGAAAACTATTTAAGAAGAGCTTTCTTGTTTGCAGAAAGCGGTAAGTCTAATATTTTAAAAGAGAAAGAAAGTAAAAAACGTCTTTTAAAAAAATATAGAAATGACAGTTTGTTATTAAGGGAAGAAAAACTGACAAAGAAAAAAGAAAAACTGACTTCTCAATTAATAAAAGAGCAATTAACAAAATCAAGAGCTTCTGTAATTCATCAATTTAATAAGCAATTAAATAACATAAGTATTAATTTAAAAGAGCTTCATTTAAAAATAGAAAAAAAATATAGTTTAAGTAAGAATAATCTAATTCAAAGTTTACAGAATAAACTTACAAAAAATACAATGCTTATAGAGTATTTTTATGGTGAACAGGCTATTTATCAATTTGTTATTACAAAGGCTTCTATTAAAGTAAATGAAATAGATATTAATATTGAAAAACAGGTGTTAGATTATGTTCGCTTTTTCAACTCTTCATCAAGAATTAATAATAATATAAATAAATTTTCGACTCAAGCATTTTCTGTATATAAAGCTTTAAAGTTTAATGAAGCTTTAAGTTACGAAAATGTGTATTTAATTACAGATGGATTACTTAATTTTATTCCATTTGAAACTCTCTTAATAGAGCAAACAAATGAAGAGGTCTTTTCAAAGATGCCTTTTGTTGTGAAAAATCAAAATATTGTTTACAATTCTAGTTCTGAATTTTATTTAAAAGAGGAAGAATTAGTAGAGAAGTCAAAACTGTTAGGAGTATTTCCTGTCTTTCTTAAAACTAACAGTGAACTAAAATATTCGATAGATGAAGCTGAGTATGTTAACAAAATAAAAAACTCAACCATTTTAATGAAAGAGGAGGCTAAAAAAGATTTTTTTTTAGGGAAAGTAACTCAATATAATATGTTGCATTTTTCTACTCATGCTAGTAGCGGTGATTTTGTAAAACCAGCATGTCTACAGTTTTATGATAAGGAGTTAACTTTAAATGAATTGTATAGTTTAAATTTAACAACAAAGTTAGTTGTTTTAAGTGCTTGCGAAACAGGTGTTGGGAAGTTAGAGAAAGGAGAGGGAGCGATGAGTATTGCGAGAGGGTTTCGATATGCAGGAGCTGAAAATGTATTGTTTACGTTATGGAAAATAAATGATAAAGCTACTTCCATTTTAATGAAAACGTTTTATGAATATTATGATAAATACCAATCTGTTTCATATGCAAACCAGCAATCTAAAATTGAATACCTTAAAAATGAAAATATAGTAAATAGTAAAAAATCCCCTTATTATTGGGGTAGTTTTGTTTATTACGGAACAGGAAGTCAGTCTGAAATATCAAATAACTCTATTCTCTATGTTTTAACAGTGTTTTTTTCTTTAATTGTAATATATTTATCTTTTAAATATATAAAGAGACAAAAATGAAACTCATCCATTCTGTACGCCATTTTTTTGAACGTCATGGTTTTGCTGTGTCATCTAGATTAGCCGATAAATTAGGTATGCGAGCAACAAATGTGCGCTTGTTTTTTATTTATATATCGTTTGTAACAATAGGTTTAACGTTTGGTTTATATTTAACCTTGGCATTTTTATTAAGACTAAAAGATATGATTTACACTAAAAGAACTTCTGTTTTTGATTTATGATAAAAAAAGTATTTAAATCAAGATTATATAAAGCAATTTTCTTTTCTATATTAATTTTATCAATAGGGGTAGGTGGGTATTTAATATTGTTCGATTATTCTTTTATCGACGCATTATATATGACAATAATAACCATTACTACTATTGGTTTTGGAGAAGTTCATCCGTTTGGTACTGGAGAAAAAATATTTACAATAGGTTTAATATTATCTAGCTTATTTATATTTGGATACGCCGTATCATCATTTTCCGAATATTTAATAAGCGGGCAATTTTTTCATCAATTAAAAATAAAAAAAGTGCAAAAAAAAATAGAAAAGTTAAAAGGACATACTATTGTTTGCGGTTATGGTAGAAACGGTAAACAGGCTATATCAAAATTAAATAGTTATAAGAAAGATTTTGTGGTTGTAGAAAAACATGAAGATGTTATTAAACAATTAGATGAAAAAGGAGTGCTGAATATTGAAGGAGATGCAACAACTGATGAGGCGTTAATAAAAGCAGGAATTTTAAATGCGGATTATTTAATTACAGTTTTACCTTCAGATGCTGATAATTTATTTGTGGTATTAACAGCAAGTCAGCTTAATAAAAAATGCAAGATAATAAGTAGAGCCTCTAAAGAAACTTCTTACAGTAAACTTAAAATAGCAGGAGCAGACAATGTAATTATGCCAGATAAATTAGGAGGAGCTCATATGGCATCTTTGGTTGTTACACCTGATGTTATTGAATTTGTTGATAGATTAACTATTGAAGGAGATACGACTGCAAATCTTGAAGAAATAGCAATAGACAATTTACCTGAAGAATATTTAAATAGAACAATTTTAGATTTAGATTTAAGAAAAAAAACAGGTTGTACAGTCATAGGTTACAGAACACCTGATAAAGAATATCTTATAAATCCTGATGCTTCTGTAGAGCTTACAGCTGGAGCAAACCTAATTGTTTTAGGGCGTCCTGAGCAAATAGTTAAATTAAGAGAGTTATTTTAATGAAGAATATTGTTATAACAGGAAGTAACGGTTTATTGGGGCAAACTTTAGTGAATTTATTATTAAAAGAAAAACAAAATTATAATGTAATAGGTTTTTCTCGTGGAGAAAATAGAAGTGGAAGAAATGATTTTAAATATGTTTCTATTGATATTACTGATGAGGAAATACTAGTTGAGAAGTTAAGAGAGCACAGCCCTGATATTATTGTAAATACAGCAGCAATGACAAATGTTGATGCTTGTGAAGAGAATAAAGTAGCGTGTGATAAATTAAATACTGATGTAGTTCGACATTTAAAAGAATATTCTGAAGAAAAAAACACACATTTAATTCATCTGTCTACTGATTTTATTTTTGATGGTGAAAATGGTCCTTATAAGGAAACAGACAAACCGAAACCATTAAATTATTATGGATTGTCTAAGTTAAAATCAGAAAATATTTTAACTACATCTAATATAGACTATACTATTCTTAGAACTATCTTGGTCTACGGAAAAGTTTTTGATATGACACGTAGTAATATTGTATTATGGGTAAAGAAATCTTTAGAAAATAAAGAGCAGATTACGATAGTTAATGATCAGTATCGTATGCCAACATATGTTGTAGATTTAGCATTAGCCTGTAAGTTATCTATTGATACTAAAACTACTGGTGTTTTTAATATTTCATCAAATACATTATTAAGTATTTATGAAATAGCAAAACAGGTAGCTGATGTTTTTAATTTAGATGAGAATTTAATAAAATCAATTTCTACAACGGAATTAAACCAAAAAGCAATTCGACCAGTTAAAACGGGATTTAATTTAACGAAAACAAATAAGGTATTAAAATTTTTCCCAAAATCATTTAAAGAAGATTTACAAAAATTTAAAGAAAAGCTAACTTAAAAAATACATTTAACGATTAAAACTTGTTGAAAGTTCATTTTTTTAAGATATTGCGGGTTACAAATTCAAAAACTAACATATCTATTATGAATAAAAGACTTCTTACGTTATTATTTTTATTAATAACACCAATGTTAACGTTTGCACAAGAAAAAGGTTTAGATCAGAAAATAGATGAAGTTTTTGGGGATGCTACAGGATGGTTTGTTAATCTTATTTTTTATCAAATTGATTTTGGAGGAGGAGTAAAAATATTTTGGGTGCTTTTTCCATTAATTTTAGGAGCCTTGTATTTTACAGTTTATTTTAAATTTATAAATTTTAAAGGATTTTTCACTTCAATAAATATTGTTAGAGGTAAATATGATGAGCTTGATCATCATGAGTCTATGATAGCTGCAGGGGATTCTACACCTGGAGGTGATAACATTGAAACGATAGCTATAGAAAATCATGAAGGGGAAGTTTCTCATTTTCAGGCGTTAACAGCGGCTTTGTCAGCAACTGTTGGTTTGGGAAATATTGCAGGAGTAGCAATTGCTGTTTCAATTGGTGGAGCAGGAGCTACATTTTGGATGATTGTAGCAGGTTTCTTAGGAATGGCTTCTAAATTTGTAGAATGTACATTAGGAGTAAAATATAGAGATATTGA
This genomic stretch from Tenacibaculum sp. Bg11-29 harbors:
- a CDS encoding TrkA family potassium uptake protein, translating into MIKKVFKSRLYKAIFFSILILSIGVGGYLILFDYSFIDALYMTIITITTIGFGEVHPFGTGEKIFTIGLILSSLFIFGYAVSSFSEYLISGQFFHQLKIKKVQKKIEKLKGHTIVCGYGRNGKQAISKLNSYKKDFVVVEKHEDVIKQLDEKGVLNIEGDATTDEALIKAGILNADYLITVLPSDADNLFVVLTASQLNKKCKIISRASKETSYSKLKIAGADNVIMPDKLGGAHMASLVVTPDVIEFVDRLTIEGDTTANLEEIAIDNLPEEYLNRTILDLDLRKKTGCTVIGYRTPDKEYLINPDASVELTAGANLIVLGRPEQIVKLRELF
- a CDS encoding PspC family transcriptional regulator, giving the protein MKLIHSVRHFFERHGFAVSSRLADKLGMRATNVRLFFIYISFVTIGLTFGLYLTLAFLLRLKDMIYTKRTSVFDL
- a CDS encoding CHAT domain-containing protein, which encodes MKWKILLVFFYCVCVKAQNIEKEIYKALDDFSVNKNEKNLQILEEKEEEFVTKLVTQEEQLAFVILQCNKGYYLKENNKLEEAIFTYEKAWKRFSEKKLSNYNIIEYCLKPLGNLYTKTKDYTNAENSIKYYTFLAEKKGDVAQELSGIINLSKMYQTIGSHELVVKLIEIALKNKKISKEQKQKIEAIKITSLIFLNKKGSLSLFKQTAFFTEQSKENKYYTHYKIALKNKDYKEAFRNFYLVKNHSIKKEYSRREKAKILVEEAQLCFLLKNNKKAKESLNKALRVFFPNKKNVIEEMLFAENTFIDVFDLYALLEFDEEKAIDNYLKSFYVANMLEKRLTSQESKIIHQVEKRSRSEKCIELLLNKYKNTLNENYLRRAFLFAESGKSNILKEKESKKRLLKKYRNDSLLLREEKLTKKKEKLTSQLIKEQLTKSRASVIHQFNKQLNNISINLKELHLKIEKKYSLSKNNLIQSLQNKLTKNTMLIEYFYGEQAIYQFVITKASIKVNEIDINIEKQVLDYVRFFNSSSRINNNINKFSTQAFSVYKALKFNEALSYENVYLITDGLLNFIPFETLLIEQTNEEVFSKMPFVVKNQNIVYNSSSEFYLKEEELVEKSKLLGVFPVFLKTNSELKYSIDEAEYVNKIKNSTILMKEEAKKDFFLGKVTQYNMLHFSTHASSGDFVKPACLQFYDKELTLNELYSLNLTTKLVVLSACETGVGKLEKGEGAMSIARGFRYAGAENVLFTLWKINDKATSILMKTFYEYYDKYQSVSYANQQSKIEYLKNENIVNSKKSPYYWGSFVYYGTGSQSEISNNSILYVLTVFFSLIVIYLSFKYIKRQK
- a CDS encoding SDR family oxidoreductase yields the protein MKNIVITGSNGLLGQTLVNLLLKEKQNYNVIGFSRGENRSGRNDFKYVSIDITDEEILVEKLREHSPDIIVNTAAMTNVDACEENKVACDKLNTDVVRHLKEYSEEKNTHLIHLSTDFIFDGENGPYKETDKPKPLNYYGLSKLKSENILTTSNIDYTILRTILVYGKVFDMTRSNIVLWVKKSLENKEQITIVNDQYRMPTYVVDLALACKLSIDTKTTGVFNISSNTLLSIYEIAKQVADVFNLDENLIKSISTTELNQKAIRPVKTGFNLTKTNKVLKFFPKSFKEDLQKFKEKLT